The Acanthopagrus latus isolate v.2019 chromosome 6, fAcaLat1.1, whole genome shotgun sequence genome includes a region encoding these proteins:
- the LOC119020929 gene encoding LOW QUALITY PROTEIN: constitutive coactivator of PPAR-gamma-like protein 1 (The sequence of the model RefSeq protein was modified relative to this genomic sequence to represent the inferred CDS: inserted 1 base in 1 codon; deleted 1 base in 1 codon; substituted 1 base at 1 genomic stop codon) has product MGVQGFHEYIEKHCPSAVVSVELQKLARGSMVGGGRPRPPPSPLRLLVDAENCLHRLYGGFYTDWVSRGQXNHMLGYLAALSEACFKGNIELLVCFSGALEKGRLHEWVERQVNEKQTAQQSISHVQNKGTPPPKVWFLPPVCMVHCIRLALHRFRIGVVQSIEDHHQEVIALCRENGFHGLVAYDSDYALFNIPCYFSGHALKLSRNGKSLTTSQYMMHKVAQQLNLNPSRYLIFAALLGNHILPDEDLAAFHWSILGPEHPLASLKVRAHQLVLPPCDVVIKAVADYVYSYLXAIAKDIFKYSQSCTDDKVIRFKRAVEYYSVASKTLHFPPHLVRPNPMGVSAAVPSSNMFNIPQMSLSVKPVVQQVYQEAGVEHSLALDCVERDPTEQNNLSNIPHEGKCTPLYERSSPINPGQGGSPNHTEAAVLNAYFTSSSSESEENSDTTANHVSDHKGRWEKNGHTPHSEPTAEGDLGYLTTADLCVTSVSPWSQTGGPHILHTQIPSLLSMPTRNHMDITIPPLPAVTPEVLRVAEHRHKKGLMYPYIYHTLTKGEIRLSVTVEDEANKDLPSAVHLFRPIRQHVYGVLFSLAEARKKAERLAMRKNCLREYTQVMVKEWAASKGKSPHTPELVEALPFREWTCPNLKKLWLGKAVEDKNCRMRAFLACMHADTPSMLNPTSVPTPLLVLCCVLRFMLHWQGLRILCRSELDAFLAQALSPKLYEPDQLQELKIDNLDTRGVQLAALFMSGVDMALFANDACGQPVPWEHCCPWMYFDGKLLQSKLMRANREKAQLIDLCDGQTELVAKVEMMRQSTGLELDVAKEEEATLSRWCLLVDQSEVIPEV; this is encoded by the exons ATGGGTGTCCAAGGTTTCCACGAATATATTGAAAAGCACTGCCCCAGCGCTGTGGTGTCGGTGGAACTCCAGAAGCTTGCCCGGGGTAGTATGGTTGGAGGTGGCCGGCCGAGA CCCCCCCCGAGTCCGTTAAGATTGCTGGTGGACGCGGAGAACTGTCTTCACCGGCTCTACGGAGGCTTCTACACCGACTGGGTCAGCAGGGGCCAGTGAAATCACATGCTGGGCTACCTGGCCGCCCTATCTGAGGCCTGCTTCAAAGGCAACATTGAGCTCCTGGTTTGCTTCAGTGGCGCCCTGGAGAAAG GCCGTCTTCACGAGTGGGTCGAGCGACAGGTGAACGAGAAGCAGACAGCCCAGCAGAGCATAAGCCACGTCCAGAACAAGGGTACCCCTCCGCCCAAAGTCTGGTTCCTTCCTCCCGTGTGCATGGTCCATTGCATCCGACTGGCGCTCCACAGGTTTCGCATCGGG GTTGTCCAGAGCATTGAAGACCACCACCAGGAGGTGATAGCCCTATGCAGGGAAAACGGCTTCCATGGCCTGGTGGCCTATGACTCGGACTACGCTCTGTTCAACATCCCATGCTACTTCAGCGGACATGCCCTTAAACTGAGCCGCAATGGCAAAAGCCTCACCACCAGCCAGTACATGATGCACAAAGTGGCGCAGCAGCTCAATCTGAATCCAAGTCGCTATCTCATTTTTGCTGCACTTTTAG GGAATCACATACTGCCGGATGAAGACTTGGCTGCTTTTCACTGGAGCATACTTGGTCCAGAGCATCCACTAGCATCTTTGAAG GTCCGTGCCCATCAGCTTGTGCTCCCGCCCTGTGATGTTGTCATCAAGGCTGTGGCTGACTATGTCTATAGCTATC TGGCTATCGCTAAAGACATATTCAAGTATTCACAG tcgtGCACTGATGACAAGGTCATCCGCTTCAAGAGGGCAGTGGAGTATTACTCAGTGGCCAGCAAAACCCTTCACTTCCCTCCCCACTTGG TGAGACCAAACCCCATGggtgtgtctgctgcagtgccATCTTCAAACATGTTCAACATTCCTCAGATGTCGCTGTCTGTAAAACCTGTG GTCCAGCAAGTTTACCAAGAGGCTGGGGTGGAGCACAGCCTGGCACTTGACTGTGTGGAGAGAGACCCCACAGAGCAGAACAACCTCAGTAACATTCCCCATGAAGGGAAGTGCACACCCCTGTATGAGAGGTCCTCTCCTATCAACCCGGGCCAGGGTGGCAGCCCCAACCACACAGAGGCTGCTGTCTTGAATGCCTActtcacatcctcctcctcagaaaGTGAAGAGAACTCAGACACTACTGCCAA TCATGTTAGTGACCATAAGGGGAGGTGGGAGAAAAATGGACATACTCCACATTCTGAACCCACAGCAGAGGGAGACCTTGGGTATCTAACAACG GCTGACCTGTGTGTGACCTCGGTTAGCCCATGGTCACAGACCGGAGGTCCCCACATCCTGCATACCCAGATCCCCTCGCTGCTCTCCATGCCAACCAGGAACCACATGGACATCACcatccctcctcttcctgcagTGACCCCTGAGGTGCTGCGGGTGGCCGAGCACAGACACAAGAAGGGCCTTATGTACCCCTATATCTACCACACTCTCACCAAG GGAGAGATTAGACTGTCTGTCACTGTTGAAGATGAAGCAAATAAAGACCTGCCTTCAGCAGTGCACCTGTTTAGACCCATCCGTCAGCATGTTTACGGAGTGCTCTTCAGCCTGGCCGAGGCTAGGAAGAAGGCTGAGAGACTCGCCATGAGGAAGAACTGCCTCCGTGAAT atacacaagtCATGGTCAAAGAGTGGGCTGCCTCCAAAGGCAAGTCTCCCCACACACCAGAGCTGGTGGAAGCGCTGCCCTTCAGGGAGTGGACCTGTCCCAACCTGAAGAAGCTGTGGCTGGGGAAGGCTGTCGAGGACAAGAACTGCAGAATGAGAGCCTTCCTCGCTTGCATGCACGCCGACACTCCAAGTATGCTGAACCCTACCAGTGTCCCCACACCCCTCCTAgtgctctgctgtgtgctgcG GTTTATGTTACATTGGCAAGGATTAAGAATTTTGTGTCGTAGCGAACTTGACGCATTCCTAGCCCAAGCACTTTCTCCTAAGCTTTATGAGCCTGACCAGCTGCAGGAACTGAAG ATCGACAACCTAGACACTCGAGGAGTCCAACTGGCTGCTCTGTTCATGAGTGGAGTGGACATGGCTCTATTTGCCAACGATGCATGCGGACAGCCTGTCCCCTGGGAGCACTGCTGTCCCTGGATGTATTTTGATggcaagctgctgcagagtaAACTCATGAGGGCCAACAGAGAGAAGGCACAGCTCATTGACCTCTGTGATGGTCAG